The Hemiscyllium ocellatum isolate sHemOce1 chromosome 19, sHemOce1.pat.X.cur, whole genome shotgun sequence genome has a segment encoding these proteins:
- the LOC132824992 gene encoding protein FAM3C-like has product MRLSGSIKFLVAGVVFLLVGYFTLQIFEIKIDANLGAILARSEVEAEVKPTKPPKYKCGLAKPCPEKHFAFKMASGAANVVGPKICVDDKIIMSGVKNNVGRGMNIATIHGKHGNVLDTKVFDLWSGDVKPFIDFLKSLQDGTVVLMATYDDSATKLNDEARKLVSDLGSSSISNVAFRDNWIFVGAKGIQSKSPFEQIIKNNKNTNKYEGWPEVLEMEGCIPQKKD; this is encoded by the exons ATGAGGTTATCAG gtTCCATAAAGTTTTTAGTGGCTGGTGTTGTATTTTTGCTTGTGGGTTATTTCACACTACAAATATTTGAAATCAAAATAGATGCAAATTTGGGAGCAATACTTG CCAGATCAGAAGTTGAAGCGGAAGTAAAAC CAACAAAGCCACCAAAGTACAAATGTGGTCTCGCAAAGCCTTGTCCTGAGAAGCATTTTGCGTTCAAAATGGCAAGTGGAGCAGCAAATGTTGTTGGACCCAAAATCTGTGTTGACGATAAAAT AATAATGAGTGGTGTTAAAAACAATGTTGGTCGGGGAATGAATATTGCTACAATACATG GCAAACATGGCAATGTTTTGGACACTAAAGTTTTTGACCTGTGGAGTGGAG atgtgaAACCTTTCATTGATTTCCTGAAGTCCTTGCAGGATGGAACAGTAGTGCTTATGGCTACCTATGATGATAGTGCAACCAA acTTAACGATGAAGCACGGAAACTTGTCAGTGACTTGGGAAGTTCCTCCATCTCAAATGTTGCCTTCAGAGACAACTGGATTTTTGTTGGTGCAAAAGGGATTCAATCAAAGAGTCCTTTTGAGCAG ATCATAAAGAATaataaaaatacaaataaataTGAAGGCTGGCCCGAAGTTTTAGAAATGGAAGGATGTATTCCCCAGAAAAAAGACTAA